The Polaribacter sp. KT25b genome contains the following window.
TTTCTTTTGAACTTATTGCTTTGGATGTTCTAAAAGTAGAAACCATTGAAAGTGCTGTTGCTTATATCATCAAAAAACAAGGAAGGTTAGATGTTTTAATTAATAATGCAGGAATGGGAATTACGGGCCCAATTGAAGATACGCCAACGGATGAAATGAGAGCCGTTTTTAATACCAATCTTTTTGGTGCTGTTGATGTAATGAAGGCTGTTTTGCCACAAATGAGAACACAAAAATCTGGAATGATTTTAAATGTAACTTCAATTGCTGGTTATATGGGTTTACCTTATAGAGGATTATATTCTGCTACAAAAGGAGCTTTAGAATTGGTTACAGAAGCTATAAGTATGGAGGTTAAAAACTTTGGAATTAAAGTTATAAATGTCGCTCCTGGAGATTTTGCAACAAATATTGCTGCAGGACGATATCACACGCCAGTTTTTGAAAACTCTGCTTATAAAGAAAATTATCAAGCAAATTTAGATTTGATGAATGCGCATGTTAAAGGCGGAATGAATCCTTTAGAAATGGCAAAAACGGTTTATAAAATCATCAATACAGAAAACCCCAAAATACATTATAAAGTTGGTG
Protein-coding sequences here:
- a CDS encoding SDR family oxidoreductase, with translation MSKVILVTGASSGIGKSIATFLQEKGYKVFGTSRNPKNAENFSFELIALDVLKVETIESAVAYIIKKQGRLDVLINNAGMGITGPIEDTPTDEMRAVFNTNLFGAVDVMKAVLPQMRTQKSGMILNVTSIAGYMGLPYRGLYSATKGALELVTEAISMEVKNFGIKVINVAPGDFATNIAAGRYHTPVFENSAYKENYQANLDLMNAHVKGGMNPLEMAKTVYKIINTENPKIHYKVGGFMEKFSIVLKRVLPDKMYQKILMNHYKL